The following proteins are encoded in a genomic region of Oncorhynchus keta strain PuntledgeMale-10-30-2019 chromosome 35, Oket_V2, whole genome shotgun sequence:
- the LOC118368734 gene encoding protein DVR-1 homolog, translating to MKMLFLLLLNCAWGLLLTDDLEGAIEENKELGKAILEMLHINKLSAPHVAKPHPYMRQVYQLLDTQEARDLGSSDGTLVQSFRSVLGPPHAPAGWIWFNVSHLKPSMAVAELVLLRKTLHPDPLSVTVSLHSLTRGASGLNVSPPLEERILTLDQLPPSGYDVFDVSPFMFSSMPLDVVGFQLRYTDESGSLVLHEALTQSLYCLGGGSLSEPLLVVYRARPLRPQTTAATNGFRPERRQRQHCRTRTRSHERRSLFLAKRNGYKRRSFDASSDPQCRLYHRYVDFNQGDLANWILQPSGFNATFCRGTCHIGNSEVSIEGFRPRKISPEERPVHSSKCVPLELSSLTVMYRSETDDVIIQKFRDARAESCTCQPQAKP from the exons ATGAAAATGCTGTTCCTTCTCCTGTTGAATTGTGCCTGGGGCTTATTGCTCACAGATGACCTAGAAGGTGCCATCGAGGAGAATAAGGAGCTGGGCAAAGCCATTCTGGAGATGCTGCACATCAATAAGCTGTCTGCACCCCATGTGGCCAAACCGCACCCTTACATGAGACAGGTCTATCAGCTTCTGGACACACAAGAGGCCCGAGACTTGGGAAGCTCTGATGGAACACTGGTGCAGAGTTTCCGGAGTGTTCTGG GCCCACCGCATGCCCCCGCAGGATGGATCTGGTTCAACGTCTCCCACCTGAAGCCTTCTATGGCCGTGGCTGAGCTCGTCCTGCTCCGCAAGACCCTCCACCCCGACCCCCTCAGTGTCACAGTGTCCCTGCACAGCCTGACCCGGGGTGCGAGTGGCCTGAACGTGAGCCCTCCCCTCGAGGAGAGGATCCTGACCCTGGATCAGCTACCCCCGTCTGGCTATGACGTGTTCGACGTGTCCCCCTTCATGTTCTCCTCCATGCCTCTGGACGTGGTGGGCTTCCAGCTGCGCTACACGGACGAGAGTGGGAGCCTGGTGCTTCATGAGGCCCTGACCCAGAGCCTCTACTGCCTGGGAGGTGGCTCCCTCAGCGAGCCCCTGCTGGTGGTGTACCGGGCTAGGCCGCTTCGCCCCCAGACGACGGCTGCCACCAATGGGTTCCGGCCTGAGCGGAGACAGCGCCAGCACTGCCGCACGAGGACGAGGAGCCACGAGAGGAGGAGCCTCTTCCTGGCCAAACGAAATGGCTACAAGCGCCGCAGCTTTGATGCCAGCTCTGACCCACAGTGTCGGCTCTATCACCGCTATGTTGACTTCAACCAGGGCGATCTGGCAAACTGGATCCTACAGCCGTCAGGGTTCAATGCTACCTTCTGCAG AGGTACCTGCCACATTGGGAATTCAGAAGTGTCCATAGAAGGATTTAGACCAAGGAAAATATCACCTGAGGAGAGACCAGTGCATAG CTCCAAGTGTGTTCCACTTGAGCTGTCATCTCTCACCGTGATGTATAGGAGTGAAACGGATGACGTCATAATCCAGAAATTTAGAGACGCAAGGGCAGAGAGCTGCACATGCCAGCCACAGGCTAAGCCTTGA
- the frem1a gene encoding FRAS1-related extracellular matrix protein 1a isoform X1, with protein sequence MGLQRGALRWALPWLLLVMAGGSHGSLVKTNLGLRVKRGQSAYLQEGDLQFHIPPVKDACKVEVVLNEPITQRVGTLTPQVFDCHYLSDDVKYVHNGCPILKEDTVKLRLYRFTETETFTEVFFLRVEIMEPDCNIIKLGPKSLVVPEFYGLSDTLDGNVVSFHYERMTSLECNIRVNTHETHLPGHGQLVIGEPDQLEARGDEPESFIPLRQQLDNKARAMCKTEDCLNGLKLAKVIKVPCDEFLVMGLRYQHIDPPSPDVDYIALRLDLTDTRSGSIYQSERAWIPVHIPGAVPNQPPKPAFMSMFILEVDQFILTPLSTATLDAEDGETPKQLLVFNITKPPLEGFITHLSDHTRPIFSFTWVDLNDMLIGYQPPNSSHTQRRNYEVEFEVHDFFFEKSTPIMVHMSVRTADTNAPRVSWNMGLSLLEGQSRPITWDQLQIVDNDNFKAVRIITVDGLQHGRLTLRGGKGFMFTVADILAGAVRYHHDDSDTTKDFIIFRITDGRHQTRHKFPINILPKDDSPPFLITNTVLELSEGHTALLRGSILQASDMDSSDDYILFNITRPPQAGELMKIPGPGLTGYPVSRFLQKDLFHSVVYYRHLGNEVFDDSFEVVLSDFHDPPNLSEPQVIVVHISPVPDQPPKEVPGVTRCLVVKETEVVHLTKKQLHFIDLESPDSELTYTVTTPPFYSRSYGGHDAGRLFLVDSIAKFTKDAEAPVLRLFTQHAVNYMKVAYMPPILDIGPYPQHIQLVLSVTNQQGTTVAGICFNITVVPVDNLAPEVHMKPLRVDEGGECWVGPDHLLLADHDSTEESLRVELKREPQHGAVQLDGFSLKPGQNFTVRDLKSLKVRYHHDSSETVGDAIELIATDGINAINFVLEVKVTLINDEVPVLMPGLKPVLDCAEGQEVIITAEYIYATDADSDDNSLTYMIARQPYHGVVRKNAIVVDRFIQADIVAGSITYEHTGAEIGLAPRHDTITFVISDGQAENAPSCCNDRGDTLKRGRTQVQESLPLYDLKVTVFPVDSQMPSIATGDVFVVDEGGVAPITVAHLSASDVDTPLEELVISLVSPPQYGYIENILPSPGFEKSNTGISIASFSYSDIMNGHVNYVQSRHQRIEPTADQFMLCASDGKHTSAHVHFYIIINPINDEVPEFLARNITVREGHMKELDPAVINAVDLDIPKNNLLFSVVQAPQHGTIMGRTYGNDVPANGRPVNRHRDAEVLVQDFTMQELRNGMSLMYMHDDSENMVDSFTIQLNDGKHQLQRHVMVNVLPVNDEEPRVIRNNGLEVEAGEARLISSAILFAQDSDTTSQEIVYMLESVPTQGLLQVKVGSDWVTQSAGMNCTQETVDMNLLRYLHTGPLGHTRDFFVFHLLDGKNRSPAQHFHISLKDMEKGDIAIFVKPVKTSRGERVVLTTDVLLATDGTDKPEELFYIVTVPPGNGHMEYIKHPGVAISTFSQMDIAANLVGYVHDNRATASLETLQFVVSNGKATRNGTLEIYVETTDRVLPSLTCNSGLRVPQDSSMAVTPDTLALSDPDTPPSDLLFFLAQPPQYGTLLRGGVPLAAGGNFTQWDLQELEVTYRHGGGPSQIDRFAFTASDTTNRGFLLEGRVQMEPVIFTIQIEPLDSSAPEVVQLQSLWKAEVLSDGRYGIYLSYRELRAQDGNTKDEDLTFHIHRPPYFGYLENTIKGSFIQQHFSQRDLSKRTIVYIIDPATEALSDSLEFRVSDPLGNTGPSHTLELKWSRVELAVSEYQACEDQGTVSLDVLRKGNMAESSYITIKVREVTATAGMDFTLSPSSLIQFDPGVSKRSWRIEITQDHLEEAEETFEVTLVSPEGTVVGSTSKALVKIKDSGKGQCGSSRAPMGSSLGGKQVQSGPYPQHGSIHLETLPIAKGDQQMTWTRGDGMPQSVPAAVPATPHMKLRAMANRETIPPSSVHRNGTDTVFTYHGIMSVRLEDDKSPSRKGRKANIQVTSRGRQQHAAAAPPVAPNLNPKPVPKTKSDSLLPRTMPEKPNKEPSPSSGPKPCVPELMGLLHFNQSSGGLLRCNGVSWKPWAPTDEMVSAQNCRKGWTYHSGNCYFLSTERKSSWSTAIRACRESHQANLVSVFSKADMDWLWDFSGRKPFWIGLNDRESRGRWEWVGGEPITYTNWRKSPARGKRKGTRRCVLVWRRAKWQIRDCKTGRGHLYMCYIKT encoded by the exons ATGGGTTTACAGAGAGGGGCACTGCGATGGGCACTTCCCTGGCTGCTGTTGGTCATGGCTGGAGGGTCACACGGTTCCCTGGTGAAGACTAACCTAGGGTTGAGGGTGAAGAGGGGCCAGTCGGCCTACCTGCAGGAGGGGGACCTGCAGTTCCACATCCCCCCGGTGAAGGACGCCTGCAAGGTGGAGGTGGTGCTCAACGAGCCAATTACGCAGAGGGTGGGGACGCTGACACCCCAG GTGTTTGACTGCCACTACCTGTCTGATGACGTAAAGTATGTCCACAATGGCTGCCCGATACTAAAAGAAGATACTGTCAAGCTTCGACTCTACAG gttcacagagacagagacctttACAGAGGTCTTCTTCCTGCGTGTGGAGATCATGGAACCTGACTGCAACATCATCAAACTAGGGCCCAAGTCCCTGGTGGTGCCAGAGTTCTACGGCCTGTCCGACACGCTGGATGGCAACGTGGTGTCCTTCCACTATGAGAGGATGACCAGTCTTGAGTGTAACATCCGTGTGAACACCCACGAGACACACCTCCCGGGTCATGGTCAGTTGGTCATTGGGGAGCCAGACCAGCTGGAGGCCAGAGGGGACGAGCCGGAGAGCTTCATTCCTCTCCGGCAGCAGCTAG ATAACAAGGCCAGGGCCATGTGTAAGACTGAGGACTGCCTGAACGGCCTGAAGCTGGCAAAGGTTATCAAAGTGCCCTGTGATGAGTTCCTGGTGATGGGCCTTAGGTACCAGCACATAGACCCACCGTCTCCAGACGTAGACTACATCGCCCTCCGACTGGACCTCACCGACACCAGGAGCGGGAGCATATACCAG TCGGAGCGGGCCTGGATACCTGTCCACATCCCTGGCGCTGTTCCCAACCAGCCGCCCAAGCCAGCCTTCATGTCCATGTTTATCCTGGAAGTGGACCAATTCATCCTCACGCCCCTCTCCACTGCCACCCTGGACGCAGAGGACGGAGAGACCCCCAAACAGCTGCTGGTGTTCAACATCACCAAGCCCCCCCTAGAGGGCTTCATCACCCACCTGTCAGACCACACGCGACCCATCTTCTCCTTCACCTGGGTGGACCTCAACGACATGCTTATCGGCTACCAGCCACCCAACTCATCCCACACCCAGCGTAGGAACTATGAG GTGGAGTTTGAGGTACATGACTTCTTCTTTGAGAAGAGCACCCCGATCATGGTCCACATGTCAGTTAGAACAGCAGACACCAATGCACCCAGGGTGTCATGGAACATGG GTCTTAGTCTTCTTGAAGGTCAGTCTCGTCCAATCACTTGGGATCAGCTCCAGATTGTGGACAACGACAACTTCAAGGCTGTACGCATCATCACTGTCGACGGCCTCCAGCACGGCAGGCTAACACTGAGAG GTGGCAAGGGTTTCATGTTCACTGTTGCCGACATCCTCGCGGGCGCCGTGCGCTACCATCACGACGACAGCGACACCACCAAGGACTTCATCATCTTCCGCATCACCGATGGGCGCCACCAGACCCGGCACAAGTTCCCCATCAACATCCTGCCCAAGGATGACAGCCCACCATTCCTCATCACCAACACAGTGCTGGAGCTCTCTGAGGGCCACACGGCCCTGCTGAGAGGATCCATACTGCAGGCCTCAGACATGGACTCAAGTGACGACTACATCCTGTTCAACATCACCCGGCCACCGCAAGCTGGAGAGCTCATGAAGATCCCTGGTCCTGGACTCACTG GTTATCCTGTCAGCCGTTTCCTGCAGAAGGACTTGTTCCACTCTGTGGTCTACTACCGCCATCTCGGGAATGAGGTGTTTGATGACTCCTTCGAAGTGGTGCTCTCGGACTTCCATGACCCACCCAACCTTTCAGAACCTCAG GTCATAGTGGTGCACATCAGCCCTGTGCCTGACCAGCCACCTAAAGAGGTCCCTGGGGTGACTCGCTGCCTGGTGGTCAAAGAGACAGAGGTGGTCCACCTGACCAAGAAGCAGCTTCACTTCATCGACCTGGAGTCCCCTGACAGCGAGCTCACATACACTGTTACCACTCCGCCCTTCTACAGCAGGTCTTATGG GGGCCATGATGCAGGGAGGCTGTTCCTGGTTGACAGCATTGCCAAATTCACCAAGGATGCTGAAGCCCCAGTGTTAAGGTTATTCACACAG CATGCAGTCAACTACATGAAAGTGGCCTACATGCCTCCCATCCTGGACATTGGGCCTTACCCGCAGCACATCCAGTTGGTGCTCTCCGTCACCAACCAGCAGGGAACCACAGTCGCTGGCATCTGCTTCAACATTACCGTGGTGCCAGTGGACAACCTGGCCCCAGAG GTGCACATGAAACCTCTGAGAGTGGACGAGGGTGGGGAGTGCTGGGTGGGTCCGGACCACCTGCTGCTGGCAGACCATGACTCGACAGAGGAGAGCCTGAGAGTGGAGCTGAAGAGAGAGCCTCAGCACGGAGCTGTTCAGCTGGATGGCTTCTCTTTGAAACCGGGCCAGAACTTCACTGTTCGCGACCTGAAAAGCCTAAAAGTTAG ATATCACCACGACAGCTCAGAAACAGTGGGCGATGCCATTGAATTAATCGCTACCGATGGAATTAACGCAATCAACTTTGTTCTGGAAGTTAAG GTGACACTGATCAATGATGAGGTTCCAGTTCTCATGCCAGGTCTGAAACCTGTTCTGGACTGTGCAGAGGGACAGGAAGTCATCATCACCGCCGAGTACATTTATGCAACAGACGCAGACAGTGACGATAACAGTCTGACCTACATGATTGCCCGTCAGCCATACCATGGCGTGGTGCGCAAAAACGCCATTGTGGTCGATCGCTTCATTCAGGCAGACATTGTCGCAGGGAGTATCACCTACGAACACACAG GAGCGGAGATTGGACTAGCCCCTCGACACGACACAATCACGTTTGTGATATCTGACGGGCAGGCGGAGAACGCTCCGTCATGCTGTAATGACCGAGGGGACACATTGAAAAGAGGCAGGACACAAGTCCAGGAGAGCCTGCCTCTGTATGACCTGAAGGTCACCGTGTTCCCTGTGGACAGTCAGATGCCTTCTATTGCAACAG GAGATGTGTTTGTGGTGGATGAAGGGGGTGTGGCCCCTATAACTGTAGCCCACCTCAGTGCCTCGGATGTGGACACTCCCCTGGAGGAGCTGGTGATCAGCCTGGTCTCTCCTCCCCAGTATGGCTACATTGAGAATATCCTGCCCAGTCCTGGATTTGAGAAAAGCAACACAGGCATCAGCATCG cctccttctcttacagtgacatcatgaacggACATGTGAACTATGTCCAGTCCAGACACCAGAGGATCGAGCCAACCGCTGACCAGTTCATGCTCTGCGCCTCTGACGGGAAACACACCTCGGCCCACGTCCACTTCTACATCATCATCAACCCCATCAATGATGAGGTCCCGGAGTTTCTCGCCAGAAATATCACG GTGCGAGAGGGCCATATGAAGGAGCTGGACCCTGCTGTTATAAACGCGGTGGATCTGGACATCCCTAAGAACAACCTGCTGTTCAGCGTGGTCCAGGCCCCCCAGCATGGCACCATCATGGGCCGAACGTATGGCAACGACGTGCCCGCCAATGGAAGACCTGTCAACAGGCACAGGGACGCAGAGGTGCTGGTCCAGGACTTCACCATGCAGGAGTTGAGGAATG GTATGTCTCTGATGTACATGCATGATGACTCTGAGAACATGGTGGACAGCTTCACCATCCAGCTGAACGATGGGAAACACCAGCTCCAGAGGCACGTGATGGTCAACGTACTCCCTGTCAATGACGAGGAGCCTCGAGTCATAAG GAACAATGGACTGGAGGTGGAGGCAGGCGAGGCTAGGCTGATCTCCAGTGCTATTCTCTTTGCTCAGGACAGCGACACTACCTCTCAGGAGATAGTCTACATGTTGGAGAGCGTTCCCACCCAGGGACTGCTACAGGTTAAG GTAGGCTCTGACTGGGTGACCCAGTCTGCGGGGATGAACTGCACCCAGGAGACAGTGGACATGAACCTGCTGCGCTACCTCCATACCGGGCCACTGGGACACACACGGGATTTCTTTGTGTTCCACCTGCTGGACGGGAAGAACCGCTCCCCCGCGCAGCACTTCCACATCTCCCTCAAGGACATGGAGAAAG GAGACATTGCCATTTTTGTGAAGCCGGTGAAGACCAGCCGCGGTGAGCGCGTGGTTCTGACCACAGACGTCCTGCTGGCGACGGACGGTACAGACAAACCGGAGGAGCTGTTCTACATCGTTACAGTCCCCCCCGGCAACGGCCACATGGAGTACATCAAACACCCTGGGGTGGCCATCAGCACCTTCAGCCAGATGGACATCGCTGCCAACCTGGTGGGCTACGTCCACGATAACAGAGCCACCGCGTCGTTGGAGACACTACA GTTCGTCGTCAGCAATGGCAAGGCCACCCGTAACGGCACCCTGGAGATTTACGTTGAGACCACCGACCGCGTGCTGCCATCACTGACCTGTAACAGCGGCTTGAGAGTCCCTCAGGACTCCTCCATGGCGGTGACCCCTGACACCCTCGCCTTGTCCGACCCCGACACCCCACCCAGTGACCTGCTCTTCTTCCTGGCCCAGCCTCCGCAGTACGGCACACTGCTTCGTGGCGGTGTCCCGCTCGCTGCCGGGGGTAACTTCACCCAGTGGGACCTGCAGGAGCTGGAGGTGACTTACAGGCACGGGGGCGGCCCGTCGCAGATCGACCGCTTTGCCTTCACGGCCTCAGACACTACCAACAGAGGTTTCCTGCTGGAGGGGAGGGTACAGATGGAACCTGTTATCTTTACCATTCAG ATTGAGCCTTTGGACAGCTCGGCTCCTGAGGTTGTGCAGCTGCAGTCTCTGTGGAAGGCTGAAGTCCTGTCTGACGGTCGCTATGGGATCTACCTCTCGTACCGGGAGCTGAGAGCGCAGGACGGCAACACCAAGGACGAAGACCTCACCTTCCACATCCACAGACCACCATACTTTGGCTACCTGGAGAATACGATTAAAG GCAGCTTTATCCAGCAGCATTTCAGTCAGAGGGACCTGAGCAAAAGGACTATCGTGTATATCATAGACCCAGCGACAGAAGCCCTGTCGGACAGCCTGGAGTTCAGAGTGTCCGACCCCCTGGGGAACACTGGGCCCTCCCACAC GCTGGAGCTGAAGTGGTCTCGTGTGGAGCTGGCTGTGTCTGAGTACCAGGCATGTGAGGACCAGGGCACTGTCTCACTGGACGTCCTACGGAAAGGCAACATGGCCGAGTCCTCGTACATCACCATCAAG GTGAGAGAGGTCACAGCGACTGCTGGAATGGATTTCACTCTGAGCCCATCCAGCCTAATCCAGTTTGATCCTG GCGTATCCAAAAGGAGCTGGCGTATTGAAATTACCCAAGATCAcctggaggaggcagaggagacattTGAAGTGACACTGGTGTCCCCTGAGGGAACCGTAGTAGGCAGCACCTCCAAAGCGCTGGTTAAAATCAAGGACTCTGGGAAAG GACAGTGTGGATCCAGTCGGGCCCCTATGGGCTCCAGTCTGGGGGGGAAGCAGGTTCAGTCAGGGCCGTACCCCCAGCATGGCTCCATTCATTTGGAGACACTACCCATTGCCAAGGGAGACCAGCAGATGACCTGGACCCGGGGCGATGGTATGCCCCAGTCTGTGCCCGCTGCTGTGCCCGCCACGCCCCATATGAAACTCAGAGCCATGGCCAACAGAGAGACG ATTCCACCATCGTCAGTCCATCGTAATGGAACAGACACTGTGTTCACG TACCACGGGATCATGTCCGTGCGCCTGGAGGATGACAAGTCTCCGTCTAGGAAGGGAAGGAAGGCTAATATTCAGGTGACCAGCAGAGGGCGGCAGCAACATGCAGCCGCAGCACCACCAGTGGCTCCCAACCTCAACCCTAAACCTGTCCCTAAGACTAAGAGTGACAGCTTGCTCCCACGTACAATGCCTGAGAAGCCCAATAAG
- the frem1a gene encoding FRAS1-related extracellular matrix protein 1a isoform X2: MGLQRGALRWALPWLLLVMAGGSHGSLVKTNLGLRVKRGQSAYLQEGDLQFHIPPVKDACKVEVVLNEPITQRVGTLTPQVFDCHYLSDDVKYVHNGCPILKEDTVKLRLYRFTETETFTEVFFLRVEIMEPDCNIIKLGPKSLVVPEFYGLSDTLDGNVVSFHYERMTSLECNIRVNTHETHLPGHGQLVIGEPDQLEARGDEPESFIPLRQQLDNKARAMCKTEDCLNGLKLAKVIKVPCDEFLVMGLRYQHIDPPSPDVDYIALRLDLTDTRSGSIYQSERAWIPVHIPGAVPNQPPKPAFMSMFILEVDQFILTPLSTATLDAEDGETPKQLLVFNITKPPLEGFITHLSDHTRPIFSFTWVDLNDMLIGYQPPNSSHTQRRNYEVEFEVHDFFFEKSTPIMVHMSVRTADTNAPRVSWNMGLSLLEGQSRPITWDQLQIVDNDNFKAVRIITVDGLQHGRLTLRGGKGFMFTVADILAGAVRYHHDDSDTTKDFIIFRITDGRHQTRHKFPINILPKDDSPPFLITNTVLELSEGHTALLRGSILQASDMDSSDDYILFNITRPPQAGELMKIPGPGLTGYPVSRFLQKDLFHSVVYYRHLGNEVFDDSFEVVLSDFHDPPNLSEPQVIVVHISPVPDQPPKEVPGVTRCLVVKETEVVHLTKKQLHFIDLESPDSELTYTVTTPPFYSRSYGGHDAGRLFLVDSIAKFTKDAEAPVLRLFTQHAVNYMKVAYMPPILDIGPYPQHIQLVLSVTNQQGTTVAGICFNITVVPVDNLAPEVHMKPLRVDEGGECWVGPDHLLLADHDSTEESLRVELKREPQHGAVQLDGFSLKPGQNFTVRDLKSLKVRYHHDSSETVGDAIELIATDGINAINFVLEVKVTLINDEVPVLMPGLKPVLDCAEGQEVIITAEYIYATDADSDDNSLTYMIARQPYHGVVRKNAIVVDRFIQADIVAGSITYEHTGAEIGLAPRHDTITFVISDGQAENAPSCCNDRGDTLKRGRTQVQESLPLYDLKVTVFPVDSQMPSIATGDVFVVDEGGVAPITVAHLSASDVDTPLEELVISLVSPPQYGYIENILPSPGFEKSNTGISIVTS; this comes from the exons ATGGGTTTACAGAGAGGGGCACTGCGATGGGCACTTCCCTGGCTGCTGTTGGTCATGGCTGGAGGGTCACACGGTTCCCTGGTGAAGACTAACCTAGGGTTGAGGGTGAAGAGGGGCCAGTCGGCCTACCTGCAGGAGGGGGACCTGCAGTTCCACATCCCCCCGGTGAAGGACGCCTGCAAGGTGGAGGTGGTGCTCAACGAGCCAATTACGCAGAGGGTGGGGACGCTGACACCCCAG GTGTTTGACTGCCACTACCTGTCTGATGACGTAAAGTATGTCCACAATGGCTGCCCGATACTAAAAGAAGATACTGTCAAGCTTCGACTCTACAG gttcacagagacagagacctttACAGAGGTCTTCTTCCTGCGTGTGGAGATCATGGAACCTGACTGCAACATCATCAAACTAGGGCCCAAGTCCCTGGTGGTGCCAGAGTTCTACGGCCTGTCCGACACGCTGGATGGCAACGTGGTGTCCTTCCACTATGAGAGGATGACCAGTCTTGAGTGTAACATCCGTGTGAACACCCACGAGACACACCTCCCGGGTCATGGTCAGTTGGTCATTGGGGAGCCAGACCAGCTGGAGGCCAGAGGGGACGAGCCGGAGAGCTTCATTCCTCTCCGGCAGCAGCTAG ATAACAAGGCCAGGGCCATGTGTAAGACTGAGGACTGCCTGAACGGCCTGAAGCTGGCAAAGGTTATCAAAGTGCCCTGTGATGAGTTCCTGGTGATGGGCCTTAGGTACCAGCACATAGACCCACCGTCTCCAGACGTAGACTACATCGCCCTCCGACTGGACCTCACCGACACCAGGAGCGGGAGCATATACCAG TCGGAGCGGGCCTGGATACCTGTCCACATCCCTGGCGCTGTTCCCAACCAGCCGCCCAAGCCAGCCTTCATGTCCATGTTTATCCTGGAAGTGGACCAATTCATCCTCACGCCCCTCTCCACTGCCACCCTGGACGCAGAGGACGGAGAGACCCCCAAACAGCTGCTGGTGTTCAACATCACCAAGCCCCCCCTAGAGGGCTTCATCACCCACCTGTCAGACCACACGCGACCCATCTTCTCCTTCACCTGGGTGGACCTCAACGACATGCTTATCGGCTACCAGCCACCCAACTCATCCCACACCCAGCGTAGGAACTATGAG GTGGAGTTTGAGGTACATGACTTCTTCTTTGAGAAGAGCACCCCGATCATGGTCCACATGTCAGTTAGAACAGCAGACACCAATGCACCCAGGGTGTCATGGAACATGG GTCTTAGTCTTCTTGAAGGTCAGTCTCGTCCAATCACTTGGGATCAGCTCCAGATTGTGGACAACGACAACTTCAAGGCTGTACGCATCATCACTGTCGACGGCCTCCAGCACGGCAGGCTAACACTGAGAG GTGGCAAGGGTTTCATGTTCACTGTTGCCGACATCCTCGCGGGCGCCGTGCGCTACCATCACGACGACAGCGACACCACCAAGGACTTCATCATCTTCCGCATCACCGATGGGCGCCACCAGACCCGGCACAAGTTCCCCATCAACATCCTGCCCAAGGATGACAGCCCACCATTCCTCATCACCAACACAGTGCTGGAGCTCTCTGAGGGCCACACGGCCCTGCTGAGAGGATCCATACTGCAGGCCTCAGACATGGACTCAAGTGACGACTACATCCTGTTCAACATCACCCGGCCACCGCAAGCTGGAGAGCTCATGAAGATCCCTGGTCCTGGACTCACTG GTTATCCTGTCAGCCGTTTCCTGCAGAAGGACTTGTTCCACTCTGTGGTCTACTACCGCCATCTCGGGAATGAGGTGTTTGATGACTCCTTCGAAGTGGTGCTCTCGGACTTCCATGACCCACCCAACCTTTCAGAACCTCAG GTCATAGTGGTGCACATCAGCCCTGTGCCTGACCAGCCACCTAAAGAGGTCCCTGGGGTGACTCGCTGCCTGGTGGTCAAAGAGACAGAGGTGGTCCACCTGACCAAGAAGCAGCTTCACTTCATCGACCTGGAGTCCCCTGACAGCGAGCTCACATACACTGTTACCACTCCGCCCTTCTACAGCAGGTCTTATGG GGGCCATGATGCAGGGAGGCTGTTCCTGGTTGACAGCATTGCCAAATTCACCAAGGATGCTGAAGCCCCAGTGTTAAGGTTATTCACACAG CATGCAGTCAACTACATGAAAGTGGCCTACATGCCTCCCATCCTGGACATTGGGCCTTACCCGCAGCACATCCAGTTGGTGCTCTCCGTCACCAACCAGCAGGGAACCACAGTCGCTGGCATCTGCTTCAACATTACCGTGGTGCCAGTGGACAACCTGGCCCCAGAG GTGCACATGAAACCTCTGAGAGTGGACGAGGGTGGGGAGTGCTGGGTGGGTCCGGACCACCTGCTGCTGGCAGACCATGACTCGACAGAGGAGAGCCTGAGAGTGGAGCTGAAGAGAGAGCCTCAGCACGGAGCTGTTCAGCTGGATGGCTTCTCTTTGAAACCGGGCCAGAACTTCACTGTTCGCGACCTGAAAAGCCTAAAAGTTAG ATATCACCACGACAGCTCAGAAACAGTGGGCGATGCCATTGAATTAATCGCTACCGATGGAATTAACGCAATCAACTTTGTTCTGGAAGTTAAG GTGACACTGATCAATGATGAGGTTCCAGTTCTCATGCCAGGTCTGAAACCTGTTCTGGACTGTGCAGAGGGACAGGAAGTCATCATCACCGCCGAGTACATTTATGCAACAGACGCAGACAGTGACGATAACAGTCTGACCTACATGATTGCCCGTCAGCCATACCATGGCGTGGTGCGCAAAAACGCCATTGTGGTCGATCGCTTCATTCAGGCAGACATTGTCGCAGGGAGTATCACCTACGAACACACAG GAGCGGAGATTGGACTAGCCCCTCGACACGACACAATCACGTTTGTGATATCTGACGGGCAGGCGGAGAACGCTCCGTCATGCTGTAATGACCGAGGGGACACATTGAAAAGAGGCAGGACACAAGTCCAGGAGAGCCTGCCTCTGTATGACCTGAAGGTCACCGTGTTCCCTGTGGACAGTCAGATGCCTTCTATTGCAACAG GAGATGTGTTTGTGGTGGATGAAGGGGGTGTGGCCCCTATAACTGTAGCCCACCTCAGTGCCTCGGATGTGGACACTCCCCTGGAGGAGCTGGTGATCAGCCTGGTCTCTCCTCCCCAGTATGGCTACATTGAGAATATCCTGCCCAGTCCTGGATTTGAGAAAAGCAACACAGGCATCAGCATCG tgacatcatga